From a region of the Enterobacter sp. JBIWA008 genome:
- the queA gene encoding tRNA preQ1(34) S-adenosylmethionine ribosyltransferase-isomerase QueA: protein MRVADFSFELPESLIAHYPMPERSSCRLLSLDGPTGELTHGTFTDLLDKLNPGDLLVFNNTRVIPARLFGRKASGGKIEVLVERMLDDKRILAHIRASKAPKPGAELLLGDDESIKATMTARHDALFEVAFDDERTVLDILNAIGHMPLPPYIERPDEEADRELYQTVYSQKPGAVAAPTAGLHFDEPLLEKLRAKGVEMAFVTLHVGAGTFQPVRVDSIEDHIMHSEYAEVPQDVVDAVLAAKARGSRVVAVGTTSVRSLESAAQAAKRNLIEPFFGDTQIFIYPGYQYKVIDALVTNFHLPESTLIMLVSAFAGYQHTMAAYKSAVEQKYRFFSYGDAMFITYNPLALNERVGE, encoded by the coding sequence ATGCGCGTCGCCGATTTCTCCTTTGAACTACCTGAATCCCTGATTGCTCACTATCCCATGCCTGAGCGCAGCAGCTGTCGCTTACTGTCACTGGATGGGCCAACGGGCGAACTGACGCACGGTACTTTCACCGATTTGCTCGACAAGCTCAACCCTGGCGATCTGCTGGTCTTTAACAATACCCGCGTGATCCCGGCGCGCCTGTTCGGCCGTAAAGCCAGCGGCGGCAAGATTGAAGTGCTGGTCGAACGTATGCTTGATGATAAACGTATTCTGGCACATATTCGCGCTTCTAAGGCGCCGAAGCCGGGCGCTGAACTGCTGCTGGGCGATGATGAGAGCATCAAGGCGACCATGACCGCGCGCCACGACGCGCTGTTTGAGGTGGCGTTCGACGACGAGCGCACGGTGCTCGATATCCTGAACGCCATCGGCCACATGCCGCTGCCGCCTTACATTGAGCGCCCTGATGAAGAGGCCGACCGCGAGCTGTATCAGACCGTTTACAGCCAGAAGCCTGGCGCGGTGGCGGCGCCGACGGCGGGTCTGCACTTTGACGAACCGCTGCTGGAGAAACTGCGTGCGAAGGGCGTGGAGATGGCATTCGTGACGCTGCACGTCGGCGCGGGAACCTTCCAGCCGGTGCGAGTGGACAGCATCGAAGATCACATCATGCACTCTGAGTATGCCGAAGTACCTCAGGATGTCGTTGACGCGGTGCTGGCGGCGAAAGCGCGCGGTAGCCGCGTCGTTGCGGTCGGTACGACGTCTGTGCGCTCACTCGAGAGCGCCGCGCAGGCGGCGAAGCGCAATCTTATCGAGCCGTTCTTTGGCGATACGCAGATCTTTATCTACCCGGGCTATCAGTACAAAGTGATTGACGCGCTGGTGACCAACTTCCATCTGCCTGAATCGACGCTGATTATGCTGGTGTCGGCATTTGCCGGTTATCAGCACACTATGGCGGCGTACAAGTCTGCGGTAGAACAAAAATATCGCTTTTTTAGCTACGGGGACGCGATGTTTATCACGTACAATCCGCTCGCTTTGAATGAGCGTGTCGGGGAATAA
- the tgt gene encoding tRNA guanosine(34) transglycosylase Tgt gives MKFELDTTDGRARRGRLVFDRGVVETPAFMPVGTYGTVKGMTPEEVEATGAQIILGNTFHLWLRPGQEIMKLHGDLHDFMQWKGPILTDSGGFQVFSLGDIRKITEQGVHFRNPINGDPIFLDPEKSMEIQYDLGSDIVMIFDECTPYPADWDYAKRSMEMSLRWAKRSRDRFDSLQNKNALFGIIQGSVYEDLRDISVKGLVEIGFDGYAVGGLAVGEPKEYMHRILEHVCPQIPADKPRYLMGVGKPEDLVEGVRRGIDMFDCVMPTRNARNGHLFVTDGVVKIRNAKHKSDTSPLDPECDCYTCRNYSRAYLHHLDRCNEILGARLNTIHNLRYYQRLMAGLRKAIEEGKLESFVTDFYQRQGRDVPPLNVD, from the coding sequence ATGAAATTTGAACTCGATACCACCGACGGTCGCGCGCGTCGCGGTCGCCTGGTGTTTGATCGCGGCGTGGTGGAAACCCCCGCGTTTATGCCTGTGGGCACGTACGGCACCGTAAAGGGGATGACCCCGGAAGAAGTAGAAGCCACTGGCGCACAGATTATCCTCGGCAACACCTTCCACCTGTGGCTGCGTCCGGGTCAGGAGATCATGAAGCTCCACGGCGACCTGCATGATTTCATGCAGTGGAAAGGCCCAATCCTGACCGACTCCGGCGGCTTCCAGGTCTTCAGCCTGGGCGATATCCGCAAGATCACCGAGCAGGGCGTACACTTCCGTAACCCAATCAACGGCGATCCGATTTTCCTCGATCCCGAAAAATCGATGGAGATTCAGTACGATCTCGGCTCTGACATCGTGATGATCTTCGACGAATGTACGCCGTACCCGGCCGACTGGGACTACGCAAAACGCTCCATGGAGATGTCCCTGCGCTGGGCGAAGCGTAGCCGTGACCGTTTTGACTCTCTCCAGAACAAAAATGCGCTGTTCGGCATTATCCAGGGCAGCGTTTACGAAGATTTACGCGATATCTCTGTTAAAGGTCTGGTAGAGATAGGTTTTGATGGCTACGCTGTCGGCGGTTTGGCTGTGGGTGAGCCGAAGGAATACATGCACCGCATTCTGGAGCACGTCTGCCCGCAAATCCCGGCGGATAAACCACGATACCTGATGGGCGTGGGTAAACCAGAAGATCTGGTTGAAGGCGTACGCCGCGGCATTGATATGTTCGACTGCGTCATGCCAACCCGCAACGCGCGTAACGGCCATCTGTTCGTTACCGATGGCGTGGTGAAAATCCGTAACGCGAAGCATAAGAGTGACACCAGCCCGCTCGATCCCGAGTGCGATTGCTATACCTGTCGCAATTATTCTCGCGCGTATCTGCATCATCTCGATCGTTGCAACGAGATTTTGGGCGCGCGTCTCAATACCATTCATAATCTTCGTTATTATCAGCGCTTAATGGCTGGTTTACGTAAGGCTATCGAAGAGGGTAAATTAGAGAGCTTCGTGACCGATTTTTACCAACGTCAGGGGCGGGATGTTCCACCGTTGAACGTTGATTAA
- the yajC gene encoding preprotein translocase subunit YajC: MSFFISDAVAATGAPAQGSPMSLILMLVVFGLIFYFMILRPQQKRTKEHKNLMNSIAKGDEVLTNGGLVGRVTKVAENGYIAIALNDTTEVVIKRDFVAAVLPKGTMKAL; the protein is encoded by the coding sequence ATGAGCTTTTTTATTTCTGATGCGGTAGCGGCAACAGGTGCTCCAGCGCAGGGCAGCCCGATGTCTCTGATTCTGATGCTGGTTGTGTTCGGTCTGATCTTCTATTTCATGATCCTGCGTCCACAGCAGAAGCGCACCAAAGAGCACAAAAACCTGATGAACTCCATTGCGAAAGGCGATGAAGTACTGACCAACGGTGGTCTGGTGGGGCGCGTAACCAAAGTGGCTGAAAACGGCTACATTGCGATCGCCCTGAACGACACCACTGAAGTGGTCATCAAACGTGACTTCGTAGCTGCCGTTCTGCCGAAAGGCACCATGAAGGCGCTGTAA